One Cucurbita pepo subsp. pepo cultivar mu-cu-16 chromosome LG09, ASM280686v2, whole genome shotgun sequence DNA window includes the following coding sequences:
- the LOC111801398 gene encoding uncharacterized protein LOC111801398 isoform X1 translates to MSGNGIARTLLHRSRRAAAFFSFSSAGRPSSVVFCADARSSQSSCSSSSCHVHFRREHAFAFSPSPTVRSFNTNSSKEFEDEVKEQNPLQYGRDEGEETTDGWEEDDDLEPELGDGGGGGGVVLQGVPWGERVLALAHEVLLQFGDDIKLYSFKTTLRGYIYVRLDKLSNEYGCPSLEELESYSQEYKKRLDETGALGNIPDDLALEVSSPGAERLLKVPDDLFRFKAMPMQVCYIEDGESRGTENDGVFMMDHVDLESESCVWKLANVKENRDPLSKGRPLTRKQKDWRLKLPFGNHKKVFLYLE, encoded by the exons ATGAGTGGTAACGGGATTGCTCGTACTTTGCTTCATCGATCTCGAAGGGCCGCcgctttcttttcattttcctccgCCGGAAGGCCGTCTTCTGTAGTCTTTTGCGCAGATGCAAGGTCTTCTCAAAGTTCTTgctcctcttcctcctgtCATGTTCATTTCCGTCGCGAGCACGCATTCGCGTTTTCTCCTTCACCAACCGTACGCTCATTCAATACCAATTCCTCTaaagagtttgaagatgaagTGAAAGAGCAAAATCCACTTCAAT ACGGGAGGGATGAAGGGGAAGAAACTACGGATGGAtgggaagaagacgatgatcTGGAGCCTGAG CTTGGTGATGGAGGGGGTGGTGGTGGTGTTGTTTTGCAAGGCGTTCCATGGGGTGAACGCGTTCTTGCTCTTGCTCACGAGGTCTTGCTGCAATTTGGCGATGACATAAAACTCTATTCTTTTAAGACTACTCTACGTGGATATATTTATGTCAGATTAGACAAGCTCTCAAACGA ATATGGGTGTCCCAGCTTGGAGGAACTTGAAAGTTATAGCCAAGAGTACAAGAAAAGATTAGATGAAACTGGGGCACTTGGAAATATTCCGGATGATTTAGCTCTTGAG GTATCATCTCCAGGTGCAGAGAGATTACTCAAGGTCCCAGATGATCTGTTTAGATTTAAAGCCATGCCAATGCAAGTGTGCTACATAGAAGACGGAGAATCGAGAGGCACTGAGAATGATGGAGTTTTTATGATGGATCATGTGGATTTGGAATCTGAGAGCTGTGTCTGGAAATTAGCAAATGTAAAGGAAAATCGAGATCCTTTGAGTAAAGGCAGACCTTTGACTCGTAAGCAGAAAGATTGGAGGTTAAAGTTACCCTTTGGAAATCATAAGAAGGTATTCCTTTATCTTGAATGA
- the LOC111801762 gene encoding tyrosine-protein kinase Abl yields MDPPPSYRSRRLTNKPQLYSTVVIHSNSDSDADNKPSDRRLQRRRRPPSEGQDLYATMVYKDVDKGHEDEDDDDSSLPPLLKRLPKDFGGGAPIDYNDDEDFGFDHDTEDFGTVIVKTGRSRPLNRSLSSSVSAKPRSSALPSVNFQTGSSGTRSGGRDGSEEGDVSEEDDGDGYSTFVVKPSARSRNRESVSDTILRRSVASRSDTRDGGGGLEGSTLGRAVASMQGMGDLGFGKQRKGNGSPKSEEGGGRMRSKVSTSSIPESITREDPNTKYELLNELGKGSYGAVYKARDIKTSELVAIKVISLCEGEEGYEEIRGEIEMLQQCSHPNVVRYLGSYQGEEYLWIVMEYCGGGSVADLMNVTEEALEEYQIAYICREALKGLTYLHSIFKVHRDIKGGNILLTEQGDVKLGDFGVAAQLTRTMSKRNTFIGTPHWMAPEVIQESRYDGKVDVWALGVSAIEMAEGLPPRSAVHPMRVLFMISIEPAPMLEDKEKWSLLFHDFVAKCLTKDPRSRPAASEMLKHKFIEKCRCGASAMLPKIEKARKIRTLLMAQEARSVPPDASGDGTIVAAKLNQNYGDTVPSKPQNVGLQVANEMSWRKQEQSGVEAEGTFGTMIVHDGDENDKVASRLDTGNAVAPTGPSSNESQSVGVTGVKIVDSSVVDRTGGIASNNLDGKSDPAIPASSPSFLGIHELSTLENETVSRKSFALQDKLWSIYAAGNTVPIPFLRATDISPIALLSDNVLGGMQQDNRGTVAVETLQELFTGDGQSKKGRRGQNEMPLPSSVYQRLTSSPTLLNLAQALAYHRMCYEDMPLQELQATQEQQTIQNLCDTLRTILRL; encoded by the exons ATGGATCCCCCACCCTCCTACCGCAGTCGCAGACTCACCAACAAACCTCAGCTATACTCCACAGTTGTCATCCATTCCAATTCTGATTCAGACGCCGACAACAAACCTTCCGATCGGAGACTTCAGCGCCGACGAAGACCGCCGAGCGAAGGTCAAGACCTATACGCCACAATGGTCTATAAGGACGTTGATAAGGGCCACGAGGAcgaggatgatgatgattcgtCTCTCCCACCTCTCCTCAAACGTCTTCCAAAGGATTTCGGGGGTGGAGCCCCAATTGACTACAACGACGACGAAGATTTTGGATTTGATCACGATACTGAAGATTTTGGTACGGTGATCGTCAAAACAGGAAGGAGTCGCCCTCTTAATCGTTCTTTGTCTTCATCAGTTTCGGCGAAGCCTCGAAGTTCGGCGTTGCCATCCGTGAACTTTCAGACGGGGAGCTCCGGGACGAGATCAGGCGGTAGAGATGGTAGCGAGGAAGGCGATGTGAGCGAGGAAGATGATGGTGATGGGTATTCGACGTTCGTGGTGAAGCCCTCGGCGAGGTCGCGGAACAGAGAATCTGTTAGTGACACCATTCTTCGAAGGAGCGTTGCTAGTCGTAGTGATACCAGAGATGGAGGCGGAGGACTTGAGGGGTCCACGTTGGGCAGAGCGGTGGCGAGCATGCAAGGAATGGGAGACTTAGGGTTTGGGAAGCAGAGGAAGGGGAATGGATCGCCGAAGAGTGAGGAAGGCGGTGGTCGGATGCGCAGTAAGGTATCCACGAGTTCGATTCCTGAAAGCATCACCAGGGAAGATCCAAATACCAAGTATGAATTGCTCAACGAACTCG GAAAGGGGTCTTATGGGGCTGTTTATAAAGCAAGAGATATTAAGACCTCTGAGCTTGTTGCTATCAAGGTCATTTCTTTGTGTGAAGGG GAGGAAGGATATGAAGAAATTCGTGGTGAAATCGAGATGTTGCAGCAGTGCAGTCATCCAAACGTTGTCCGCTATCTTGGGAGCTATCAAGGAGAGGAGTATCTATGG ATAGTAATGGAGTACTGTGGGGGTGGCAGTGTTGCTGACTTGATGAATGTTACAGAAGAAGCACTAGAGGAATATCAGATAGCATATATCTGTAGGGAGGCATTGAAG GGCCTCACTTATCTTCATTCGATTTTCAAAGTACATAGAGATATCAAGGGCGGCAATATTTTGTTAACCGAACAAGGAGATGTCAAGTTGG GTGATTTTGGAGTTGCAGCCCAGCTAACTAGGACCATGTCAAAGCGCAATACA TTCATTGGCACTCCCCACTGGATGGCTCCAGAAGTTATTCAGGAAAGTCGATACGATGGGAAG GTGGATGTGTGGGCTCTTGGTGTTTCTGCTATCGAAATGGCTGAG GGACTTCCTCCAAGATCAGCCGTGCATCCAATGAGG GTTTTATTCATGATATCCATTGAGCCAGCTCCAATGCttgaagacaaagaaaaatg GTCCTTGTTGTTCCACGATTTTGTTGCAAAGTGTCTGACAAAAGATCCCCGTTCACGTCCTGCTGCTTCTGAGATGTTGAAG CACAAATTCATTGAGAAATGCAGATGTGGCGCATCAGCAATGTTGCCGAAGATTGAAAAGGCAAGGAAAATCAGGACTTTGTTGATGGCTCAGGAAGCTCGTAGTGTTCCTCCAGATGCGTCAGGAGATGGT ACTATAGTAGCTGCAAAGTTGAATCAAAACTATGGAGATACTGTTCCTTCAAAACCTCAGAATGTTGGACTTCAGGTAGCAAATGAAATGTCATGGAGGAAGCAAGAGCAATCGGGTGTAGAAGCCGAAG GTACTTTTGGCACTATGATAGTCCATGATGGAGATGAAAATGATAAGGTGGCCTCTCGACTGGATACTGGCAATGCTGTAGCACCAACTGGTCCTTCAAGCAATGAGAGCCAATCCGTTGGTGTAACTGGAGTCAAAATTGTGGACTCTAG TGTGGTGGATCGTACGGGAGGTATTGCTAGTAATAATCTTGATGGAAAATCAGATCCTGCCATTCCTGCATCTTCCCCTTCATTTTTGGGTATTCATGAGCTTAGCACGTTGGAAAATGAAACTGTCAGCCGGAAATCTTTTGCTCTGCAGGATAAG CTTTGGTCCATTTATGCAGCGGGTAACACTGTACCCATTCCATTCTTGCGAGCTACTGATATATCCCCCATTGCTTTGTTATCTGACAATGTTCTTGGAGGCATGCAACAAGATAACAGGGGTACTGTAGCAGTGGAAACGCTTCAGGAACTCTTCACCGGTGATGGACAATCAAAAAAGGGTCGCAGGGGACAAAATGAG ATGCCCCTTCCATCCAGTGTTTATCAAAGACTTACTTCAAGTCCGACCCTATTGAACCTTGCCCAGGCTTTAGCTTACCACAGAAT GTGTTATGAAGATATGCCGCTTCAGGAGTTGCAGGCGACTCAAGAACAACAAACCATCCAAAATCTTTGTGATACACTTAGAACTATCCTTCGATTGTAG
- the LOC111801398 gene encoding uncharacterized protein LOC111801398 isoform X2: MSGNGIARTLLHRSRRAAAFFSFSSAGRPSSVVFCADARSSQSSCSSSSCHVHFRREHAFAFSPSPTVRSFNTNSSKEFEDEVKEQNPLQYGRDEGEETTDGWEEDDDLEPELGDGGGGGGVVLQGVPWGERVLALAHEVLLQFGDDIKLYSFKTTLRGYIYVRLDKLSNEYGCPSLEELESYSQEYKKRLDETGALGNIPDDLALEKNINTLTSIPLL; this comes from the exons ATGAGTGGTAACGGGATTGCTCGTACTTTGCTTCATCGATCTCGAAGGGCCGCcgctttcttttcattttcctccgCCGGAAGGCCGTCTTCTGTAGTCTTTTGCGCAGATGCAAGGTCTTCTCAAAGTTCTTgctcctcttcctcctgtCATGTTCATTTCCGTCGCGAGCACGCATTCGCGTTTTCTCCTTCACCAACCGTACGCTCATTCAATACCAATTCCTCTaaagagtttgaagatgaagTGAAAGAGCAAAATCCACTTCAAT ACGGGAGGGATGAAGGGGAAGAAACTACGGATGGAtgggaagaagacgatgatcTGGAGCCTGAG CTTGGTGATGGAGGGGGTGGTGGTGGTGTTGTTTTGCAAGGCGTTCCATGGGGTGAACGCGTTCTTGCTCTTGCTCACGAGGTCTTGCTGCAATTTGGCGATGACATAAAACTCTATTCTTTTAAGACTACTCTACGTGGATATATTTATGTCAGATTAGACAAGCTCTCAAACGA ATATGGGTGTCCCAGCTTGGAGGAACTTGAAAGTTATAGCCAAGAGTACAAGAAAAGATTAGATGAAACTGGGGCACTTGGAAATATTCCGGATGATTTAGCTCTTGAG AAAAACATCAACACCTTAACAAGCATTCCTCTGCTGTGA